TTCTGCCTTTCCAAGGTGAGGGTTAGAAGGGGGCTAGGCCTGCACCTGGTGCCCAACCTCCCTGACACACCCTCCTGTGCAACACCTTGGGAGTTTCTCCTTCCTTGATGCCTGTGTCCTCTCTCTCCATCCTCAAGCCCTTGGCTGGGTTggcctctcctgcctcctgcacGGTGTCTAGCCCCAAGCTCCTGTCAGCACACCCCAAGGCTGCAGCTCTCACAAACATACTGGTCAACAACCCgaaaccctgcagacaccaactGCCCCACTCAGCTCCCCAGGCACCGTGGACTTTCTCCCTCTACCTAAAAAAGCTATCTCAGGAACTAATCAATGAAGTTTCCTTGCCACACTGCTCATCCCATCTCATAGATCGGCTTCTGAAAAGCTCACTCAAAACCAACTAAACAACCTTTCCACTTGCCCATAACCCTTCCACTCTCAGTTTCCTCAAAACCACTTGGATCTGCATTTGTCCTCTCCTTACTTCTAGCCTTTAAGAAACAAACCTGCCATACTATTTTTACTCTTTCCATGGCATACTTTaggttggacaggacctctgCAGATCACCCATTCCAagttcctgctcagagcaggtctcATTAGAGCAGGCTGGTCAGGGCTGTGCCTGTCAAGTCTTGAGAACATCCAGGGACAGAGCCTGCATAACATCTGTGGGCAGTGCATTCCAGTACTTGAGAATTTTCAGGgtcaagaaaaaatttaaaataaagggagTTTCTAATTTCTAAATAGAATTTTGCAGATTCAAAATTGTGCCTCTCGGCTCTCGTCCTATAACTGTGCACCTTTGataagagcctggctccatcttttccACATCCTTGCAGCATGCAGTTGTAGACAGCCATACGGTCTCCCTTGAGTCTTCTTTTCCTAAGGCCTTGTTCCCTCAGGCTCAGCGTGTTTGTCCTCAAGTCCCTTGACTATCTTGGGGTCTTCTGCTGGACTCGCTCCCACATGTCAGTACCTTTCCTACGCACTGAGGagccccaaactgaacacaggacCCCAGGCACAGTCTCATAAGTGCCAAATAGAGGCgaaggatcacttccctgggTGTGCTGGCCACACTTTTGCTGACATCTCAGAGTGCAGTAGGTCtgctttgccacaagggcacactgctgacacCTTCAGCCATTGGCCGCTGGGCATCCCCTGCCTTCCCAGCTGTCTGACCTATAACTTCTCTCTACAGCACAGTCCGAGCTACATCAAGAAGCTGAAAGGTGCCTGTCCCAGAGGAACTGGTTGCTCCTGTCTCGGGCCTTTGGAGAAAAGTCCTGTTTTGTTGTGTCCTACCTGGGTGGTTGTTTCTGTGGGAACTGCAGCACAAATTTCTTCTGCGCATGATCTGTAAAGCCAGAAAGGTATTTCAACTTTGCCTGACTCcatgtctatctatctatccctTCATCAGCTTTCTCACTGGGCTCATTCTCCATCTCACTTTCTGTAAGTAACCAAAGGCTGATCCATGTGTCTGAACAGTCTGATATTGCAGGCTCAAGGTTCAGCCAATTCCTAGATGCAAGGCAAGAATGAGATTTTCCCTCCTTGGACTAGTTTGGGCAAGGAATAAATCACAGGAGCAATCATGTCTCCAGCCAAGAGCCATTCTTTCCCACCACAGCCTATGCTGAGGGAAGCATAGGAGCAAGAAGAGCAAGCAGGATACTTCTGCTGAGTATCCACTCCTGTGTCCCAAGTCCCTGGGCCTGGACTTGTCTGAAAATGCCACACCCTTACATATCTCAACAGCTTTCCTCATAGGCATGCAGGCTGGGGAGGCACAGACCCAGACTAACCACAACCCACAGCATGATGTTGCCCTCTGCTTTACAGACAGGCTTCAACTCCTCACACGGAGAACTCCTGGCTGCTTGTTCTGCCCTGGGTTCCAAGACTCCGCCACTAAGGGAAGCATGCTGTCTGGCCAGTTGGAAGCCCATCCAAGGAATGCCTGGTGAAGGGATCCTTTGCCAGTTCAAAGACAATGGCCTCTGCTGTGCCGAAACCCGGTGTCCCTCTCTGCTTCTGAAGCCCAGGAACATGGACTTTGAACAGTTGAGTGAGCTACTAGAGCCATGCAGGCTTCCCTGGGGACCAGCTGTACAGAGAACTCTCCCCTCAGGGGGTGGCATTCAGCTTCAGCAAATCTCAGACCTTCAAGCCCTTTAGGCAACAGAGCAATTCTCTTTCTGACTGCCTCTGAGACATGACTTTGGCAACCCTTGAGACCCAAATGTATCTTTACAAGGCGTGTCCAAGCTTTCATCTTAACTCTGGCACTTCACCTGCACACCAAAACGTTCTACATTTGATGTGGAGGGAAATCCTCTACAACAACCACATGGTCTGGAACCTATGGAGAAAGCCTGAAGGTTTCAGTCACCTCTACATCATTGTGTCATGTCTGTGTTGAGCTCAAACACCTGACCCTGCGGGATGGCTTCCAAGTACCAGAAGAGATCCCCCGGGGGAAACGATGGAGAGGCTCGGAAGAAGCCCAATGCCAATTCCGATGCTGATGCTTGATGTCAGTGGCAGTGCTGATGCTGATGACAATGCCTGGCAGCCGGGGAACCACCCTGGGGCCCGTGGCCGGGTGGGGTTGGGTGGGGCAAGGTGGCCCCGGCGAGCAGAGCAGCAGCGCCCCCTGGTGGGCAGGACAAGGGCTGTCACAGGATTGTAGAAtgatagaacagtttgggttggaagagaccttgaaAGAcaatctagtccaaccccctgccatgggcagggacatctctcactagatcaggttgctcaaaactccatccaacttccaatgatggggcctccacaacctctctggccaacctcttccaatgtctcaccacccttatcgtaaaaaatttcttccttatgtccaaacTAAATCTACCCTCTACTCCCTCCCCAGATTAAATAGGTCTCCCCTTGACCACCAAAGAAGCCCAGAGCCAGCCCCATGCACCCAGGAGCACCACAGCGAATTCTGCCAGCCCTGTACCATGGTACTGTAACATTCCACTGCTCTGCTACTGCCACTCAGGGTCTTAGCCAGGCTAAGAGTACTCAGTGGCTCTGCATGGGCAGAAGGTTGTCTCCTGGGGACTGgactcttcccctcctccagcaaggacacCCCAACAAGAACAAGCATGCACAGCACCAGGTGCAGCCTGGAACAGCTGCAGGGCCTTGACCCAGGAGAAGGACCAGCTTCCTAGAGCTGTCTTTCAGCTCAGGGTCTGGAAAGAGCAGCCACTGATTTCCTCCAGTTGGGAGTGAGGAGGCTGAGGGTCTATATTGGACACCGCTTTTGGACAGCAGCTGGCTTTGGGGGATGCAGTCTTGATTCCAatgtcctttccctcccaggggcAGTTGCTGGGCAGTCGGATTGAGATTCCAATGTGAGGCATGAAGGTCCTTGTGGGCTCAAGTCCAAAGCAGTCATCAGTTCCTTGGCTTTCCTGTGCAAGCCattgagtctgttcttccactcACAGCACAGTGATGTCAGGCTTCAtgttcctttcattcagtacctgTTTGATCCAAGGTCTCAGTCCCTGCCTCAAATGGCACCAAGTCGATGGGATGCACAAGTACATTTGACCTTGACATGGACATGAGAGCGAGCTGTGTCCCACCCCAGACACCCCCAACACTGCATTGGAAGCAGATCCACTCAGGGATGGCCAGCACATGGTTGGCAGcattcctcagcctttctccttgcccataaAGCAAAGCCCACCCTTTTCAACTCTCTagtgctgctctccagggcagctgtgtATTGGCCTGTCAGGAGTGACacacaaggacacacacacacaggctcatGCACACTGGCATGGAATCCTGCACAAATTTGTGCTCCCACATGCATTTGCACAAACCTGGGTGATCACAAGTCCACACAGGTAAAGAACACACAAGGAAGACAACGAACCATGGACTCTGCTGAGGACCCCTGGGGACTGGGCAGTGTTAGGCAGGATAGGGTCAATACCTAGGAGCACAACGCACACATCTGCAGAGGCAACAAGTGGACATTGGGGCaagctgaggaggaaggaaagacaaGGACATAGCATGTCCTTAATCACGGTAACCTTTGGGCTTCCAGCTGAAAAAGGCTGGAGCTTCTTCCTGAGCACGGCACTTCAAACAGCCCCACCAGAGTGACCCAGGCTGACGTCACTTGCCTGCTCTGGACCCCTCCAGCTCTTGAGCTGAGTCTTGTAcctgcactgctgcattcctgccctCGAAATCCTGGGGCCTTTCATGTGAATGTTCAGAAGAAGCCTTCATTTGAGAATGGGCATGGCACaaatctggaaatgaaaaggcagcagtgttggaAACCAAAGCAAAGCCCATATCATTAGCTGCgatggtttgcattcaagatgagCTTCTCAGAAAATTGTTACCTCTGCAAAGGGTGCCTCTGGTCCTGCGGCAATGAAGGGCAGGTATAAAAGCCAGCTGAAGTCCGTGTTTTCTCATcccccttctcttgcctccttctccttgggcagcaggtgagtctgaagccccttctcctccttttccaaaATGAGATCTTGTCTCGATGGACATCACAGCTGATAttggctctgtcctgtgctggggtttgCATGTTCTCGTCATGACAGAGGGAAGCAGGCAGAAGCTCTGcttagagagaggctgggatgtggctggggGGGCTTTTGGTTTACAAGTTAGGACCGAGTCTCCCTGGGCCAGGCTGCTCTTCATAGGGTGATGAATACTGTGTGTCTCCTGGCACAGTTTCCATCTGCCCATTAAGTAGTGGCCTTGGTTCCTTTGTGAAAAGGAAACCAGGCTGTTCCTCACCCCCCTTgggcttcctccctgccctctctcccaggtgcacctccagcctcaagacatgtcctgctacaacccgtgcctgccATGCCGACCCTGcggcccgaccccgctggccaacagctgcaatgagccctgtgtcaggcagtgccagaactccactgtTGTCATCGAGCCCCCTCCCGTGGTGGTGActctgcccggccccatcctcagctcctacccacagaacaccgttgtgggatcctccacctccgctgctgttggcagcatcctcagctgtgatggagtgcccatcacctctgggtgctgtgacctctctggcatttccagccgctactgtggcagAAGGTGCCTTCCCTGCTGAAGATGCTGGGAAAGCCCCAAGAAGACACCTTGAGGAACTCAGGGC
The Calonectris borealis chromosome 22, bCalBor7.hap1.2, whole genome shotgun sequence genome window above contains:
- the LOC142091795 gene encoding feather keratin Cos2-3-like translates to MIKASPTPHSLIHFSCLLLRGNQVHLQPQDMSCYNPCLPCRPCGPTPLANSCNEPCVRQCQNSTVVIEPPPVVVTLPGPILSSYPQNTVVGSSTSAAVGSILSCDGVPITSGCCDLSGISSRYCGRRCLPC